The Hydrogenispora ethanolica region CGTCATTCTTCAATTGGTAGCATGACCCCGGAATACTTCGAAAATCGAAGAAAAAGTGCTTAACTTGGTGTCTAGTTTCTCGGGGGAAGCCCAGGCCTGATAAATCGTCAAAAAAGAGAGGGGGGAAGTAAAGTCTATCAAAAACTATCCAGCTCGCTTGGGGGGTGAGTTCGATTTAACTTTCAGTTCTACCGAGTTCATGCTTCATTTTATTATCTTTGCCTAAGCCAAGCTCATTTCTTTTTTTCCAAAACCTCCGGAAACGCCCTTTCCAACTGCACCATCAGCCAAGTCTTCAACTTCACGTCATCCTGCTTCCCTAAATCCGAGAGGAATTTCAAATACTCATCCAAAGTTTTCTGGTCAAACCGTTCCTTCGCTTCTTCCACAGCCAGCAAAGACCGCAGCTCCGCATGGTCCGGATTTTTAAGAAGATTTGACAATCCTTCACTGAACTTTGCCATTCCCAAAAGCTTAATTCCATTGTCCAGATAATCCTCGGCTGAGAGGAACATCTCTCCTTGACCAGTCAGGACCCAATCCGGGTTAATCGCAAAACGGG contains the following coding sequences:
- a CDS encoding helix-turn-helix domain-containing protein, whose amino-acid sequence is MTKNDFKERLLAIRNLYKLNQTDFGAEIGMSQSNYSKIELGKVKPSKTVLYALMARFAINPDWVLTGQGEMFLSAEDYLDNGIKLLGMAKFSEGLSNLLKNPDHAELRSLLAVEEAKERFDQKTLDEYLKFLSDLGKQDDVKLKTWLMVQLERAFPEVLEKKK